From the Deltaproteobacteria bacterium genome, one window contains:
- a CDS encoding helix-turn-helix domain-containing protein: MASLPPASVLLRAARLRAGLTQRVLAQRAGTAQSVIARIEQGSVSPSVATLARLVAAAGFEIRAELEPAAVAGSHMLDDVARILALTPEQRLLEVRNTSRFASAARRA, from the coding sequence GTGGCGTCTCTTCCTCCCGCGAGTGTCCTTCTTCGCGCGGCCCGGCTTCGCGCCGGGCTCACCCAGCGGGTGCTCGCGCAGCGCGCCGGGACCGCGCAATCCGTGATCGCGCGCATCGAGCAGGGGAGCGTGAGCCCGAGCGTCGCCACGCTGGCACGGCTCGTCGCCGCCGCCGGCTTCGAGATCCGGGCGGAGCTCGAGCCCGCCGCGGTCGCGGGATCGCACATGCTCGACGACGTCGCGCGCATCCTGGCGCTGACGCCCGAGCAGCGGCTGCTCGAGGTGCGCAACACGAGCCGCTTCGCGAGCGCCGCGCGTCGTGCCTGA